Part of the Gemmatimonadota bacterium genome, CCAAGACGGGCGGCAACCGGGTGCGCGCCGCCGCGCTGCTCGGCATCCACGTCCGCACGCTGCACCGCAAGCTGCGCGAGCAGGCGATCGAGGCGGCGACGAAGGCGGGCTACCAGGACGCCGCGGAGCCGTCCGAGCGGGTGCTCGCCGGCGTCTGACCGCCGGACGCGGGAGCGCCTCCGAGTCGAGCACGACGGACTCGGAGGCGGCCGCGACGGCCCGTGGAGTCGCGCGACGGTCGATGGCTGCTCCGCGAAACGATCCGCACCGGTGCGCAACGCGCCGATGCGGATCGTTGCGCGTCCAGCCCCTAGGTTCGCGCCATGTCGACACACAACCAGCGGTTCGGCGAACTCGGTGAGCGCATCGCGGCGCGATGGCTCGCGCGCAAGGGATGGCGGATCGTGTACCGCCGCTTCCGCAACGGCCGTCGCGACATCGATCTCGTCGCCGAACGCGATGCGCTCGTCGCGTTCGTCGAGGTGAAGGCGCGGCGTGGCGCGGCGTTCGGCGATCCGGTCGAGGCCGTGCACCATCGCAAGCAACGCGAACTCGTGAAGAGCGCGCACGTCTGGATCGACCGTCACGGACGGGCGGAGGAGTCGTACC contains:
- a CDS encoding helix-turn-helix domain-containing protein, whose protein sequence is MYTTLPQIPTLNLDELERIAISHALTKTGGNRVRAAALLGIHVRTLHRKLREQAIEAATKAGYQDAAEPSERVLAGV
- a CDS encoding YraN family protein, with the translated sequence MSTHNQRFGELGERIAARWLARKGWRIVYRRFRNGRRDIDLVAERDALVAFVEVKARRGAAFGDPVEAVHHRKQRELVKSAHVWIDRHGRAEESYRFDVVGVLLDGERVLVKHVEDAFRV